In Phenylobacterium koreense, one DNA window encodes the following:
- a CDS encoding efflux RND transporter periplasmic adaptor subunit — protein MTLKDRRGIWIALIVVGVLLLGLALKGMLFPSNRGPAVATAPVTMGDVEQTVLATGTLEPIELVSVGAQVSGQVTSLKVELGQQVKRGDLIAEIDSQPQQNALRTAQAQVDNARAQRRQAEATLTETTLAFDRQTQMLAADATSRADYEAARAALKTAQGQLAALDAQIAQATVSVETARVNLGYTRIVAPMDGTIIAIVTQEGQTVNANQAAPTIVKLGQLGTMTVKAEISEADVVRVHPGQDVYFTILGQPDQRRYAKLRTVEPAPESFVSETSSASASGSAATASAIYYNGLFDVPNPDGLLRTSMTAQVYIVLGQAKGVLTVPSAALGERARDGSYPVQVVLDNGKTERRRAKIGLNNNITAQVLSGLKAGDRVVVAEAGPSDQAQQGPGARGPGGRRRPGPFGF, from the coding sequence ATGACGCTCAAGGATCGCCGCGGCATCTGGATCGCCCTCATCGTCGTGGGCGTCCTGCTCCTGGGTCTTGCGCTGAAGGGGATGCTCTTTCCGTCGAACAGAGGCCCGGCGGTCGCCACCGCCCCGGTGACCATGGGCGACGTGGAACAGACGGTCCTGGCTACCGGCACGCTCGAGCCCATCGAACTGGTCAGCGTCGGCGCCCAGGTGTCGGGCCAGGTGACCTCGCTGAAGGTCGAGCTCGGCCAGCAGGTGAAGCGCGGCGACCTGATAGCCGAGATCGATTCCCAGCCGCAGCAGAACGCCCTGCGCACCGCCCAGGCTCAGGTGGACAACGCCCGCGCCCAGCGCCGGCAGGCCGAGGCGACGCTCACCGAGACGACCCTGGCCTTCGACCGCCAGACCCAGATGCTCGCCGCCGACGCCACCTCCCGCGCCGACTATGAGGCCGCCCGCGCCGCGCTCAAGACCGCCCAGGGCCAGCTCGCCGCCCTCGACGCCCAGATCGCCCAGGCCACCGTCTCGGTGGAGACCGCCCGCGTGAACCTCGGCTACACCCGCATCGTCGCGCCCATGGACGGCACGATCATCGCCATCGTCACCCAGGAGGGCCAGACGGTGAACGCCAACCAGGCCGCGCCGACCATCGTCAAGCTCGGCCAGTTGGGCACCATGACCGTGAAGGCCGAGATCTCGGAGGCCGACGTGGTGCGCGTCCATCCCGGCCAGGACGTCTATTTCACCATCCTCGGCCAGCCCGACCAGCGCCGCTACGCCAAGCTGCGCACCGTCGAGCCGGCGCCGGAATCGTTCGTCAGCGAGACCTCGAGCGCCAGCGCCTCCGGCTCTGCCGCCACCGCCTCGGCGATCTACTACAACGGCCTCTTCGACGTGCCGAACCCCGACGGCCTGCTGCGCACCTCCATGACCGCCCAGGTCTATATCGTGCTGGGCCAGGCCAAGGGCGTGCTGACCGTGCCGTCGGCGGCCCTGGGCGAGCGGGCGCGGGACGGCTCCTATCCGGTGCAGGTCGTGCTCGACAACGGCAAGACTGAGCGCCGCAGGGCCAAGATCGGCCTGAACAACAACATCACCGCCCAGGTGCTCTCGGGCCTCAAGGCCGGTGACCGGGTCGTGGTCGCCGAAGCCGGGCCTAGCGACCAGGCCCAGCAGGGTCCGGGCGCCCGCGGCCCCGGCGGTCGCCGCCGGCCCGGCCCCTTCGGGTTCTAG
- a CDS encoding MacB family efflux pump subunit: protein MAGAPLIEVRGLRREFPAGEGTIAVLKDIDLTIQAGEMVAIVGASGSGKSTLMNILGCLDRPTSGSYRVAGRETGDLDPDELAELRREHFGFIFQRYHLLSDLNALGNVEVPAVYSGKSREARRSRASELLTRLGLSDRMGHRPGQLSGGQQQRVSIARALMNGGEVVLADEPTGALDKASGEEVMRILQELHAEGHTVIIVTHDMGVAEHCQRIIEISDGEIIADRLTSKEPLPPAVRDTPPVLQEGGLSAAADRFREAFRMAVLAMNAHRLRTFLTMLGIIIGIASVVSVVALGEGSRRQVLANISAIGTNTLDIMPGKDFGDMRSGAVRTLVPADAEALAQQPYVDSVTPTAQTSVTLRFGNVAATGQANGVGDQYFRVKGMKIAQGAFFGPDAVKSYAQDAVIDQNTLSTLFAGFDGDPIGQIILVGSMPARVVGVAQATSGFGGGRETVTVYLPYTTVQARMLGDTTLRSVTVRVKDDTPSDVAQAAVTKLLTLRHGVRDFFIVNTDEIRQTITSTTQTMTILISAIAVISLIVGGIGVMNIMLVSVTERTSEIGVRMAVGARQSDILQQFLIEAVLVCLLGGILGVLAALGFGAIFQTFSTNFKLAYSPASIIAAFACSTLIGVVFGYLPARNAARLDPVAALARD, encoded by the coding sequence ATGGCCGGCGCGCCGCTCATAGAGGTCCGCGGCCTGCGCCGGGAGTTCCCGGCCGGCGAAGGGACCATTGCGGTCCTGAAGGACATCGACCTGACCATCCAGGCCGGCGAGATGGTGGCCATCGTCGGGGCCTCCGGCTCGGGCAAGTCGACCCTGATGAACATCCTCGGCTGCCTGGACCGGCCGACCAGCGGCTCCTACCGCGTCGCCGGCCGCGAGACCGGCGACCTCGACCCCGACGAGCTGGCCGAGCTGCGGCGCGAGCACTTCGGCTTCATCTTCCAGCGCTACCACCTGCTCTCCGACCTCAACGCCCTGGGCAATGTCGAGGTGCCGGCTGTCTATTCCGGCAAGTCGCGGGAAGCCCGTCGCAGCCGGGCCTCGGAGCTGCTGACACGCCTGGGCCTCTCCGACCGCATGGGTCACCGCCCGGGCCAGCTCTCCGGCGGCCAGCAGCAGCGCGTCTCCATCGCGCGGGCCTTGATGAACGGCGGCGAGGTGGTGCTGGCCGACGAGCCGACCGGCGCTCTCGACAAGGCCAGCGGCGAGGAGGTGATGCGCATCCTTCAGGAGCTGCACGCCGAGGGCCACACAGTGATCATCGTGACCCACGACATGGGGGTCGCCGAGCACTGCCAGCGCATCATCGAGATCAGCGACGGCGAGATCATCGCCGACCGCCTCACCTCGAAGGAGCCGCTGCCGCCGGCGGTCCGCGACACGCCGCCTGTGCTGCAGGAAGGCGGTCTCAGCGCCGCCGCCGACCGTTTCCGCGAGGCCTTCCGCATGGCGGTCCTGGCGATGAACGCCCACCGGCTGCGCACATTCCTGACCATGCTCGGCATCATCATCGGCATCGCCTCGGTGGTGTCGGTCGTGGCCCTAGGCGAAGGCTCGCGCCGGCAGGTCCTGGCCAATATCAGCGCCATTGGCACCAACACGCTCGACATCATGCCCGGCAAGGATTTCGGCGACATGCGCTCTGGCGCGGTCCGCACCCTGGTCCCCGCCGACGCCGAGGCCCTGGCCCAGCAGCCCTATGTCGACAGCGTCACTCCCACGGCCCAGACGAGCGTCACCCTGCGCTTCGGCAACGTCGCCGCCACCGGCCAGGCCAATGGCGTAGGCGACCAATATTTCCGGGTGAAGGGCATGAAGATCGCCCAGGGCGCCTTCTTCGGCCCCGACGCGGTCAAGTCCTATGCCCAGGACGCGGTGATCGACCAGAATACCCTGAGCACCCTGTTCGCCGGCTTCGACGGCGACCCGATCGGCCAGATCATCCTGGTCGGCTCCATGCCGGCGCGGGTGGTCGGGGTCGCTCAGGCGACCTCCGGCTTCGGCGGCGGACGCGAGACGGTCACCGTCTACCTGCCCTACACCACCGTCCAGGCGCGAATGCTAGGCGACACCACCCTGCGCAGCGTCACCGTCCGGGTGAAGGACGACACCCCAAGCGACGTGGCCCAGGCCGCGGTCACCAAGCTGCTCACCCTGCGCCATGGCGTGCGGGACTTCTTCATCGTCAACACCGACGAGATCCGCCAGACCATCACCTCGACCACCCAGACCATGACCATCCTGATCTCGGCCATCGCGGTGATCTCGCTTATCGTCGGCGGTATCGGGGTGATGAACATCATGCTGGTCTCGGTGACCGAGCGGACCAGCGAGATCGGCGTGCGCATGGCGGTCGGCGCACGCCAGAGCGACATACTCCAACAGTTCCTCATCGAGGCGGTGCTGGTCTGCCTGCTGGGCGGCATCCTGGGCGTCCTGGCCGCCCTGGGCTTCGGAGCGATCTTCCAGACCTTCAGCACCAACTTCAAACTGGCCTATTCGCCGGCCTCGATCATCGCCGCCTTCGCCTGCTCCACCCTCATCGGCGTCGTCTTCGGCTACCTGCCTGCGCGCAACGCCGCGCGCCTCGACCCCGTCGCCGCCCTGGCTAGAGACTGA
- a CDS encoding efflux transporter outer membrane subunit has product MRAPVLIALLAATALSGCMSSRFVTPQVDLPTAYPHASASGPDASLLASQGQWWTGFGDTRLDRLVGDVLARNNDLAAAAILVRRAQLQAGLAGAQLLPQFSGGADASTSRRDEGGSTRSYGASLSASYEVDLWGRLAAERDAARWEARATGQDLEATRLTLIGTAVDLYYQLAFLNQRIASAQESLAYARRTQTLIQSQYAAGQVSGVEINEAEQSVRSQESALAELVQQRVEARSALALLLSGSTWSTDNEPQVLPEAAPAPPPEGQPAQLLARRPDLRAAELRLRSSLSVVDSTRASFYPTLGLTGTVGGSSAALSNLLANPVATLGAGITLPFLNFNQARLNIRVSEADYELAVVSFRQTLLAAFTDVDNALSARTQLAAQGEALSQSLAAARRAEQLYEVRYRAGAVPLRTWLDAQESRRGAEIAQAQNMLARLNNQVAIYQALGGDLAPSATP; this is encoded by the coding sequence ATGCGCGCGCCCGTCCTCATCGCCCTACTCGCCGCAACCGCCCTCAGCGGCTGCATGTCCAGCAGGTTCGTCACGCCCCAGGTGGACCTGCCGACGGCCTATCCGCACGCGAGCGCCAGCGGCCCCGACGCAAGCCTCCTCGCCAGCCAGGGCCAGTGGTGGACCGGGTTCGGCGACACGCGCCTCGATCGCCTGGTGGGCGACGTCCTGGCCCGCAACAACGACCTGGCGGCGGCCGCCATCCTGGTCCGTCGGGCCCAGCTCCAGGCGGGTCTGGCCGGCGCTCAGCTCCTGCCGCAGTTCTCCGGCGGCGCCGACGCCAGCACCAGCCGCCGCGACGAGGGCGGCTCGACCCGCTCCTACGGCGCCTCGCTGAGCGCCAGCTACGAGGTGGACCTCTGGGGCCGCCTCGCCGCCGAGCGCGACGCCGCGCGCTGGGAGGCCCGCGCCACCGGCCAGGATCTCGAGGCCACCCGCCTCACCCTGATCGGCACGGCCGTCGACCTCTATTACCAGCTCGCCTTCCTCAACCAGCGCATCGCCAGCGCGCAGGAAAGCCTGGCCTACGCCCGCCGCACCCAGACCCTGATCCAGAGCCAGTACGCCGCCGGCCAGGTGTCCGGTGTCGAGATCAACGAGGCCGAGCAGAGCGTCCGCAGCCAGGAATCGGCCCTGGCCGAGCTCGTCCAGCAGCGGGTCGAGGCGCGCTCGGCCCTGGCGCTTCTGCTCAGCGGCTCGACCTGGTCAACCGACAACGAGCCCCAGGTCCTGCCCGAGGCCGCTCCGGCCCCGCCGCCGGAGGGACAGCCCGCGCAGCTCCTGGCCCGCCGCCCGGACCTGCGCGCCGCCGAACTGCGCCTGCGAAGCTCGCTCTCGGTAGTGGACTCCACCCGCGCCAGCTTCTACCCGACCCTCGGCCTGACCGGCACGGTGGGCGGGTCGAGCGCGGCCCTGTCGAACCTGCTGGCCAATCCGGTCGCCACCCTGGGCGCCGGGATCACCCTGCCGTTCCTGAACTTCAACCAGGCCCGGCTGAACATCCGCGTGTCCGAGGCGGACTACGAGCTGGCCGTGGTCAGCTTCCGCCAGACCCTGCTGGCCGCCTTCACCGACGTGGACAACGCGCTCTCGGCCCGCACCCAGCTTGCGGCCCAGGGCGAGGCGCTCAGCCAGTCCCTCGCGGCGGCCCGCCGGGCCGAGCAGCTCTACGAAGTCCGCTATCGGGCCGGCGCCGTCCCGCTGCGCACCTGGCTCGACGCCCAGGAATCCCGGCGCGGGGCCGAGATCGCCCAGGCTCAGAACATGCTGGCGCGGCTGAACAACCAAGTGGCCATCTATCAGGCCCTCGGCGGCGACCTCGCCCCCTCGGCCACCCCGTAA
- a CDS encoding FeoA family protein: MNTHTPRLATAADAAAGAVVRLSEASVGDAGIIVEVRAEAHDDHGVSVEELQRRLLEFGFVEGARLEVIHQGAIGRDPIAVRLDDMRVALRRRDAADVLFLLDPR, encoded by the coding sequence ATGAACACCCACACTCCCCGGCTGGCGACAGCCGCCGACGCTGCCGCGGGCGCTGTGGTGCGCCTGAGCGAAGCCTCCGTTGGCGACGCCGGGATCATCGTCGAGGTGCGGGCCGAGGCTCATGACGATCACGGGGTTTCCGTCGAGGAGCTGCAGCGCCGCCTGTTGGAGTTCGGCTTCGTGGAAGGCGCCCGGCTCGAGGTGATCCACCAGGGCGCCATCGGGCGCGATCCGATCGCCGTGCGCCTGGACGACATGCGGGTGGCCCTGCGCCGCCGCGACGCCGCGGACGTGCTCTTCCTGCTGGACCCGCGTTGA
- the feoB gene encoding ferrous iron transporter B: protein MNQTLSPARVALVGNPNSGKTALFNALTGSRQKVANYAGVTVERKEGVVVSPAGRNLFVVDLPGTYSLRARSPDEAVTRDAVLGRLEGEVPPEVVICVADATNLRLVLRLALELKQVGRPMVLALNMYDIAQRQGLRIDLEGLSRELGAPIVTTVATRKRGIEDLLAQVDALVAAGHLAGENTWREPNAAEIRQAHSEAQRLVRTYVRPPEHPDTWTGRVDAVLLHPVAGLAILLGLLFVMFQAVFTWATPAMDAIEAVFTWLGGFVGAYVPNPMLRSLIADGLIAGVGSVLVFLPQILILFFFIIMLEDFGYMARAAFLMDRIMGGAGLHGRAFIPLLSSFACAIPGIMATRVIDSKRDRITTILVAPLMTCSARIPVYTLIIGAFIPNTRVWGLFNLQGLVMFGLYASGIVSALVVSFVVRRIFWRTAVEPFLMELPTYKLPDPMNVIRNLLLRAKIFINRAGRIILPLMVLIWVLSTFPYPPEGATGPAIDYSFAGMIGHAIQPVLAPIGFNWQMSIALVPGMAAREVAVATLGTVYAVGGAEENVGALASTLASHWSLATGLAFLAWYVFAPQCAPTLGVVKRETNGWLWPTVMFSYMVTLAYLAAFIVYHTTVALGGG, encoded by the coding sequence ATGAACCAGACCTTGTCGCCGGCCAGGGTCGCCCTGGTCGGCAATCCGAATTCCGGCAAGACCGCGCTTTTCAACGCCCTGACCGGCTCGCGCCAGAAGGTCGCCAACTACGCCGGGGTCACCGTCGAGCGGAAGGAAGGCGTCGTCGTCTCGCCCGCCGGGCGCAACCTCTTTGTCGTCGACCTGCCCGGCACCTATTCGCTGCGCGCCCGCAGCCCCGACGAAGCCGTCACCCGCGACGCCGTGCTCGGCCGCTTGGAGGGCGAGGTCCCGCCGGAGGTGGTGATCTGCGTCGCCGACGCCACCAACCTGCGCCTCGTCCTGCGCCTGGCCTTGGAGCTGAAGCAGGTCGGCCGGCCGATGGTGCTGGCGCTCAACATGTACGACATCGCCCAGCGCCAGGGCCTGCGCATCGACCTCGAAGGTCTCTCGCGCGAACTCGGCGCCCCGATCGTCACCACCGTCGCCACCCGCAAGCGGGGCATCGAGGACCTGCTCGCCCAGGTCGACGCCCTGGTCGCCGCCGGCCATCTCGCGGGCGAGAACACCTGGCGCGAGCCGAACGCGGCCGAGATCCGCCAGGCCCACTCCGAGGCCCAGCGCCTGGTGCGGACCTATGTGCGCCCGCCCGAGCACCCCGACACCTGGACAGGCCGCGTCGATGCGGTGCTGCTGCACCCGGTGGCGGGCCTGGCCATCCTGCTGGGCCTACTGTTCGTCATGTTCCAGGCGGTGTTCACCTGGGCGACCCCGGCCATGGACGCCATCGAGGCGGTCTTCACCTGGCTCGGCGGGTTCGTGGGGGCCTACGTCCCCAATCCCATGCTGCGCAGCCTGATCGCCGACGGCCTCATCGCCGGGGTCGGCAGCGTGCTGGTCTTCCTGCCGCAGATCCTGATCCTGTTCTTCTTCATCATCATGCTGGAGGACTTCGGGTACATGGCCCGGGCCGCCTTCCTGATGGATCGGATCATGGGCGGCGCAGGCCTGCACGGGCGCGCCTTCATTCCGCTGCTGTCGTCCTTCGCCTGCGCGATCCCGGGGATCATGGCCACGCGGGTCATCGACTCCAAGCGCGACCGGATCACCACCATCCTCGTGGCCCCCCTGATGACCTGCTCGGCTCGGATCCCGGTCTACACCCTGATCATCGGCGCCTTCATTCCCAACACCCGGGTCTGGGGCCTGTTCAACCTGCAGGGACTGGTGATGTTCGGGCTCTACGCCAGCGGCATCGTCAGCGCCCTGGTGGTCTCGTTCGTGGTCCGCCGCATATTCTGGCGCACGGCGGTGGAGCCGTTCCTGATGGAGCTGCCGACCTACAAGTTGCCCGATCCGATGAACGTCATCCGCAACCTGCTGTTGCGCGCAAAGATCTTCATCAACCGCGCCGGCCGCATCATCCTGCCGCTGATGGTCCTGATCTGGGTGCTGTCGACCTTCCCCTATCCGCCGGAAGGCGCCACCGGCCCGGCCATCGACTACAGCTTCGCCGGCATGATCGGCCATGCGATCCAGCCCGTGCTCGCGCCCATCGGCTTCAACTGGCAGATGTCCATCGCCCTGGTCCCCGGCATGGCGGCCCGCGAAGTCGCCGTCGCCACCCTGGGCACGGTCTATGCGGTTGGCGGAGCCGAGGAAAATGTCGGCGCCCTGGCCTCCACCCTGGCCAGCCACTGGTCGCTGGCGACCGGCCTCGCGTTCCTGGCTTGGTACGTCTTCGCGCCCCAGTGCGCCCCTACCCTGGGCGTGGTCAAGCGTGAGACCAACGGCTGGCTCTGGCCGACCGTGATGTTCAGCTACATGGTCACGCTGGCCTATCTCGCCGCCTTCATCGTCTACCACACGACCGTGGCCCTCGGAGGCGGCTAG
- a CDS encoding MarR family winged helix-turn-helix transcriptional regulator, protein MSQSAALSDETTGALKLDAYLPYRLSVASNAVSGLIARAYEDRFGLSIPQWRLICVLAEDGGKTQREIVARTVMDKVTVSRAARELVARRLAARSSNKADGRSHVLTLTREGERMHAEISPLALAYEAALIAGLAPAEVAQLKRLLIRLQGAAGALSGAES, encoded by the coding sequence ATGAGCCAGTCCGCCGCGCTTTCGGACGAGACGACGGGTGCGCTGAAACTGGACGCCTATCTGCCCTATCGGCTGTCGGTGGCCTCGAACGCGGTGAGCGGCCTGATCGCCAGGGCCTATGAAGACCGCTTCGGCCTGTCGATCCCTCAGTGGCGGCTGATCTGCGTGTTGGCGGAGGACGGCGGCAAGACCCAGCGCGAGATCGTCGCGCGGACGGTGATGGACAAGGTGACGGTCAGCCGGGCGGCGCGGGAACTGGTCGCCAGGCGTCTGGCGGCGCGCAGCAGCAACAAGGCGGACGGCCGCTCCCACGTCCTGACGCTGACGCGCGAGGGGGAGCGGATGCACGCGGAGATATCGCCCCTGGCCCTGGCTTATGAGGCGGCGCTGATCGCGGGACTCGCCCCGGCCGAGGTGGCGCAGCTCAAGCGGCTGCTGATCCGGCTTCAGGGCGCGGCCGGCGCGCTGTCCGGCGCGGAAAGCTAG
- a CDS encoding isoaspartyl peptidase/L-asparaginase family protein translates to MRILALAAAIGLVMSSPALAAPKWAIVVHGGAGVIERSDLTPEQEKAYRSAMTRVTEAGAKVLREGGTALDAIEATIHLLEDDPLFNAGRGAVFTAEGRNELDSSIMDGKTLAAGAVAGVTRTRHPISLARAVMEKSPHVMLMGDGADAFSKAQGLEQVDPSYFFTERRWVALENFLKANNLPIPPKPTGGAPDPAQGLAHDEGKKGTVGVVALDSHGNVAAGTSTGGTTGKRWGRVGDAPIIGAGTYASNESCAVSATGTGEFFVRRTVARDICSLVELKGMTLQAAADEVVQKKLTAMGGDGGIIAVAPDGQIAWSFNTSGMYRAAMADGRALTVGIYKDEP, encoded by the coding sequence ATGCGTATCCTTGCACTCGCCGCGGCGATCGGACTGGTCATGAGCTCGCCGGCCCTGGCTGCGCCCAAATGGGCCATCGTGGTGCATGGCGGCGCGGGGGTGATCGAGCGCAGCGACCTGACGCCCGAGCAGGAAAAGGCCTATCGCTCGGCCATGACGCGGGTGACGGAGGCGGGCGCCAAGGTGCTGCGCGAGGGTGGCACGGCTCTGGACGCCATCGAGGCGACCATCCACCTGCTGGAGGACGACCCGCTGTTCAACGCCGGCCGCGGGGCGGTGTTCACGGCCGAAGGCCGCAACGAGCTCGACTCCTCGATCATGGACGGCAAGACCCTGGCGGCGGGCGCCGTGGCCGGGGTGACGCGGACCCGCCACCCGATCTCGCTGGCGCGGGCGGTGATGGAGAAGTCGCCGCACGTCATGCTGATGGGTGATGGCGCGGACGCCTTCTCCAAGGCGCAGGGCCTGGAACAGGTCGATCCCAGCTACTTCTTCACCGAGCGCCGGTGGGTCGCCCTGGAGAACTTCCTGAAGGCGAACAACCTGCCGATCCCGCCCAAGCCGACCGGCGGCGCGCCGGATCCGGCCCAGGGCCTCGCCCACGACGAGGGCAAGAAGGGGACCGTCGGGGTCGTGGCGCTGGACAGCCACGGCAACGTGGCCGCGGGCACCTCGACCGGCGGCACGACCGGCAAACGCTGGGGCCGGGTGGGCGACGCCCCGATCATCGGGGCGGGCACCTACGCCTCCAACGAGTCCTGCGCGGTGTCGGCGACCGGAACCGGCGAGTTCTTCGTCCGGCGGACTGTCGCGCGCGACATTTGCTCGCTGGTCGAGCTGAAGGGCATGACCCTGCAGGCCGCGGCTGACGAGGTCGTCCAGAAGAAGCTGACCGCCATGGGCGGGGACGGCGGGATCATCGCCGTGGCGCCGGACGGACAGATCGCCTGGAGCTTCAACACTTCGGGCATGTATCGCGCCGCCATGGCCGACGGCCGGGCGCTGACGGTGGGCATCTACAAGGACGAGCCCTAA
- a CDS encoding YqaA family protein — MLRKLYAWAMGLAGSRHAPAGLAVISFAESSFFPIPPDVMLAPMVLARPNKAFVYAGICTAASVLGGLLGYAIGFYLEPVGMWLLRLIGHPDGKAAFERWFADWGLWVILIKGATPIPYKLVTITAGLAKFSLVTFIWASILTRGFRFFVVAAILKYFGPRMLEEFEKRMALYGTIGAIALVALIVAWKMLT; from the coding sequence ATGCTTCGCAAACTCTACGCCTGGGCCATGGGGCTGGCCGGCTCGCGCCACGCCCCCGCCGGCCTGGCGGTCATTTCCTTCGCCGAAAGCTCGTTCTTCCCCATTCCGCCCGACGTGATGCTGGCGCCCATGGTGCTGGCGCGGCCAAACAAGGCCTTCGTCTACGCCGGCATCTGCACCGCCGCCTCGGTGCTCGGCGGCCTGCTCGGCTATGCGATCGGCTTCTATCTAGAGCCCGTCGGCATGTGGCTGCTGAGGCTGATCGGCCACCCCGACGGCAAGGCCGCCTTCGAGCGCTGGTTCGCCGACTGGGGCCTGTGGGTGATCCTCATCAAGGGCGCGACGCCCATCCCCTACAAGCTGGTGACGATCACCGCAGGCCTGGCCAAGTTCTCGCTCGTCACCTTCATCTGGGCCTCGATCCTGACCCGCGGGTTCCGCTTCTTTGTGGTCGCAGCGATCCTCAAATACTTCGGCCCGCGCATGCTGGAGGAATTCGAAAAGCGCATGGCGCTTTACGGCACGATCGGCGCGATCGCTCTGGTCGCCTTGATCGTTGCGTGGAAAATGCTCACCTGA
- a CDS encoding disulfide bond formation protein B, which produces MSAFLSPFLQRWRLTALVVSLLMLAIAHGFETIGGLAPCALCLRAREVYWVAAGVALAGMFVVRMRGGDRWRAPIDALLALIFAAGLALAVYHAGVEWKWWPGPTACAGGGGTVSTGAMTDLLGGAKIKPPACDKAAWVFLGLSMAGWNAIASLGLTVLSLLAVGHERRKTS; this is translated from the coding sequence ATGAGCGCATTCCTGAGCCCCTTCCTGCAACGCTGGCGACTGACCGCCCTGGTCGTCTCCCTGCTGATGCTCGCCATCGCCCATGGGTTCGAGACCATCGGAGGCCTGGCCCCCTGCGCCCTCTGCCTGCGCGCGCGGGAGGTCTATTGGGTCGCCGCGGGCGTCGCCCTAGCCGGCATGTTCGTCGTGCGCATGCGCGGCGGCGACCGCTGGCGCGCGCCAATCGACGCCCTGCTGGCGCTGATCTTCGCCGCCGGCCTCGCCTTGGCGGTGTATCATGCGGGGGTGGAGTGGAAGTGGTGGCCCGGCCCCACGGCCTGCGCGGGCGGCGGCGGCACGGTCAGCACCGGCGCCATGACGGACCTGCTGGGCGGCGCCAAGATCAAGCCGCCGGCTTGCGACAAGGCCGCCTGGGTGTTCCTCGGCCTCTCGATGGCCGGATGGAACGCCATCGCCTCGCTGGGCCTGACCGTCCTCAGCCTGCTCGCCGTCGGTCACGAAAGAAGGAAGACGTCATGA
- a CDS encoding demethoxyubiquinone hydroxylase family protein — translation MSQKLPRPGVGAMSGRLAEILRVDHAGELGAVHIYRGQRAVLGAASGKQKITGELEEMEGHEALHLDRFDKLLNQHQVRPTAMAPFWRVAGFALGAGTALLGEKAAHACTEAVEDVIEKHYAGQIAELESREPELAAELSKFRDEEIGHRDHALAAGAREAPGYPVLAAVIRAGCRAAIKISEKL, via the coding sequence ATGAGCCAGAAGCTCCCCCGTCCAGGCGTCGGCGCCATGAGCGGCCGCCTCGCCGAGATCCTGCGGGTCGACCACGCTGGCGAACTGGGCGCCGTGCACATCTATCGCGGCCAGCGCGCGGTGCTCGGCGCGGCCAGCGGCAAGCAGAAGATCACCGGCGAGCTCGAAGAGATGGAAGGCCACGAGGCCCTCCACCTCGACCGCTTCGACAAGCTGCTCAACCAGCATCAGGTCCGGCCAACGGCCATGGCCCCGTTCTGGCGCGTCGCCGGCTTCGCCCTGGGCGCCGGCACCGCCCTGCTCGGCGAGAAGGCCGCCCACGCCTGCACCGAGGCGGTCGAGGACGTCATCGAAAAGCACTATGCCGGCCAGATCGCCGAGCTGGAGAGCCGCGAGCCGGAGCTGGCCGCCGAACTCTCCAAGTTCCGCGACGAGGAGATCGGCCACCGCGACCACGCCCTGGCGGCCGGCGCCCGCGAGGCGCCCGGCTATCCGGTGCTCGCCGCGGTGATCCGCGCCGGCTGCCGCGCGGCCATCAAGATCAGCGAGAAGCTGTGA
- a CDS encoding GNAT family N-acetyltransferase, translating into MTEDEILALRRGADSPVQASARDLAAVADDLAAAFTTDPVFNWFLRADAQHDAARRKLFGMLTAIGLADGEIWRPPAGGAAAIWLPSESLDVPTPLLQELRTLPRILSVTGLSRFSRMSALRAKMDARHPKSPPHAYLWFVGVRPDAQGLGVGSRLLAHGLARIDEQGLPAYLESSSPANVPLYRRYGFEVIEVLKPTPDAPEMWAMWREPHAGA; encoded by the coding sequence GTGACCGAGGACGAAATCCTCGCCCTTCGCCGGGGCGCGGATTCGCCGGTCCAGGCCTCGGCCCGGGACCTTGCGGCGGTGGCCGACGACCTCGCCGCCGCCTTCACCACCGATCCGGTGTTCAACTGGTTCCTGCGCGCCGACGCCCAGCACGACGCCGCCCGCCGCAAGCTCTTCGGCATGCTGACCGCCATCGGGCTGGCGGACGGCGAGATCTGGCGTCCGCCGGCCGGCGGCGCGGCCGCCATCTGGCTGCCCTCCGAGAGCCTCGACGTCCCGACGCCGCTTCTCCAGGAGCTGCGGACGCTTCCGCGCATCCTTTCGGTGACCGGCCTCTCACGGTTCTCGCGGATGTCGGCCCTGCGCGCCAAGATGGACGCGCGCCATCCGAAGTCGCCGCCGCACGCCTATCTCTGGTTCGTCGGCGTCCGGCCGGACGCGCAAGGCCTGGGCGTCGGCTCCCGCCTGCTGGCCCACGGCCTGGCCCGCATCGACGAGCAAGGCCTGCCCGCCTATCTGGAATCCTCCAGCCCGGCCAACGTGCCCCTCTACCGCCGGTACGGCTTCGAGGTGATCGAGGTGCTCAAGCCCACGCCCGACGCGCCGGAGATGTGGGCCATGTGGCGCGAGCCGCACGCCGGGGCGTGA